A window from Bacteroidota bacterium encodes these proteins:
- the tmk gene encoding dTMP kinase, whose product MFLTFEGLDGSGKSTQVRLLDAHLRSQGRHTLRVREPGGTEISEHIRTLLLDPALDIVPFAELLLFSAARAQLVAQKIRPALADGTIVLADRFFDSTFAYQGAGRDVADLGWLRGFQERVTGGLLPDRTYYFDAPLDVLAERRNDREPDRMEGSDDAFFGRVRTAYLALAEAEPDRICVLDATQPIETLHAEVLADLNTLVATR is encoded by the coding sequence ATGTTTCTGACCTTCGAAGGCCTCGACGGCTCTGGCAAGTCGACGCAGGTGCGTCTGCTCGACGCGCACCTCCGCAGCCAGGGTCGCCACACGCTGCGCGTCCGCGAGCCGGGCGGCACCGAGATTTCCGAGCATATCCGCACGCTGCTCCTCGATCCCGCGCTCGACATCGTGCCGTTCGCCGAGCTGCTGCTGTTCTCGGCAGCGCGGGCGCAGCTCGTCGCGCAGAAGATCCGCCCCGCTCTCGCCGACGGCACTATCGTCCTCGCCGACCGCTTCTTCGACTCGACGTTCGCCTACCAGGGCGCTGGGCGCGATGTGGCGGACCTTGGCTGGCTGCGCGGCTTCCAAGAGCGCGTCACAGGCGGGCTGCTGCCGGACCGCACCTACTACTTCGACGCCCCGCTCGACGTCCTCGCTGAGCGGCGAAACGACCGCGAGCCGGACCGCATGGAAGGCTCCGACGACGCGTTCTTCGGACGCGTGCGCACAGCCTACCTTGCCCTTGCCGAGGCCGAGCCGGACCGCATCTGCGTCCTCGACGCCACGCAGCCCATCGAGACGCTGCACGCGGAGGTCCTTGCCGACCTGAACACGCTCGTAGCCACGCGCTAG
- a CDS encoding Fur family transcriptional regulator, with translation MSTSTPPLPGLKPASAQTQIEEVRRLFSVYLKENGQRHTAERFAVLDEIYAEAGHFDADELFVRLSQRDIRVSRATVYNTLELLLDSDLVVKHQFGRAQAKYERAYAYWQHDHLICVDCGEVLEFCDPRLHSIKETMAEIFQFDITHHALHMYGHCQRETCEHRKDEQAEA, from the coding sequence ATGTCGACCTCCACGCCGCCCCTGCCGGGGCTCAAGCCCGCGTCCGCCCAGACCCAGATCGAGGAGGTACGTCGCCTCTTCAGCGTCTACCTCAAGGAGAACGGGCAGCGGCATACCGCCGAGCGCTTCGCCGTCCTCGACGAGATCTACGCCGAGGCCGGGCATTTCGACGCCGACGAACTGTTCGTCCGCCTCTCACAGCGGGACATCCGCGTCAGCCGCGCCACGGTCTACAACACGCTCGAACTGCTCCTCGACTCCGACCTCGTGGTGAAGCATCAGTTCGGCCGCGCGCAGGCGAAGTACGAGCGCGCCTACGCCTACTGGCAGCACGACCATCTCATCTGCGTCGACTGCGGCGAGGTGCTGGAGTTCTGCGACCCGCGCCTCCACAGCATCAAGGAGACGATGGCGGAAATCTTCCAGTTCGACATCACGCACCACGCGCTGCACATGTACGGCCACTGCCAGCGCGAGACGTGCGAGCACCGGAAGGACGAGCAGGCCGAGGCGTGA
- the der gene encoding ribosome biogenesis GTPase Der encodes MALVAIVGRPNVGKSTLFNRFTEERHAITHDEPGVTRDRVYGDVEWNGRTFDLTDTGGFVARSDDRFEAAIREQVLLSLEEADAILFVLDTTVGITDLDAEMADVLRRTEKPVFVVANKADNDRRRMDVHEFYRLGLGEVYPVSAINGSGTGELLDDLVAALPEDEPEPEDDAPYVAFIGRPNVGKSSLTNQLLGAQRSIVTEIAGTTRDAVDARMDFHGREVVLVDTAGLRRKARVRENVEFYSTLRTERAIQRCDVAVLLIDAVDGLEAQDARVLQQAERMKKGLVIAVNKWDLVEDKETNTARNYAAAIHERLGLFDYVPVLFISAYTGQRAHRVLETALRVYDERSKRIPTAPLNEAVAAAINAHHPPSHKGNYVKIKYASQVRAEPPVFAFFCNDPKGIKEDYARYLENRLRASFGFQGVPLTLSFKRK; translated from the coding sequence ATGGCCCTCGTCGCCATCGTCGGTCGCCCCAACGTGGGCAAATCGACGCTCTTCAACCGCTTCACTGAGGAGCGCCATGCCATCACGCACGACGAGCCCGGCGTGACGCGCGACCGCGTCTACGGCGACGTCGAGTGGAACGGCCGCACCTTCGATCTCACGGACACGGGCGGCTTCGTGGCGCGCTCTGACGACCGCTTCGAGGCCGCGATCCGCGAGCAGGTGCTGCTGTCCCTGGAGGAGGCCGACGCGATCCTGTTTGTCCTGGACACGACGGTCGGCATCACCGATCTCGACGCGGAGATGGCGGACGTGCTGCGCCGCACTGAGAAGCCGGTCTTTGTGGTCGCGAACAAGGCCGACAACGACCGCCGCCGCATGGACGTGCATGAGTTCTACCGCCTCGGCCTCGGCGAGGTCTACCCGGTGAGCGCAATCAACGGCTCCGGCACCGGCGAACTGCTCGACGATCTCGTGGCAGCGCTTCCCGAAGACGAGCCCGAGCCCGAGGACGACGCGCCGTACGTCGCCTTCATCGGGCGGCCCAACGTCGGGAAGTCGTCGCTGACGAACCAGTTGCTCGGCGCGCAGCGCTCCATCGTCACCGAGATCGCCGGGACTACCCGCGACGCCGTCGACGCGCGGATGGACTTCCACGGCCGCGAGGTCGTGCTCGTGGACACGGCCGGCCTGCGCCGCAAGGCCCGCGTGCGCGAGAACGTCGAGTTCTATAGCACCCTCCGCACCGAGCGCGCCATCCAGCGCTGCGACGTGGCCGTGCTGCTTATCGACGCCGTGGACGGGCTGGAGGCGCAGGACGCGCGCGTGCTCCAGCAGGCCGAGCGTATGAAGAAGGGCCTCGTGATCGCGGTCAACAAATGGGACCTCGTCGAGGACAAGGAGACGAACACGGCGCGCAACTACGCCGCCGCCATCCACGAGCGCCTCGGGCTCTTCGACTACGTCCCGGTCCTGTTCATCTCGGCCTACACCGGCCAGCGCGCCCACCGCGTCCTCGAAACAGCGCTCCGCGTCTACGATGAGCGCTCGAAGCGCATCCCGACCGCCCCGCTCAACGAGGCGGTCGCCGCCGCGATCAACGCGCACCACCCGCCGAGCCACAAGGGCAACTACGTCAAGATCAAGTACGCCAGCCAGGTCCGCGCCGAGCCGCCCGTGTTCGCGTTCTTCTGCAACGACCCGAAGGGCATCAAGGAGGACTACGCGCGCTACCTAGAGAACCGCCTCCGCGCGTCGTTCGGGTTCCAGGGCGTCCCGCTGACGCTGTCGTTCAAGCGGAAGTAG
- a CDS encoding thiol-activated cytolysin family protein gives MTLPRFPVLRSALAFAAALSLVLVGCDAADPDPGGPGAGDASVGAFIQGLTYDAEALLNTQPTTGAGAAGDSETETEQIGNETLTCVATPFSLRTNFSEVAILGNPGEIWPGALVEANQSLLDGIPQLARFERAPMKLLVDLPGIGAEGNVIVEDPDQGNVNAAVDEALDFWLTNLAASQNNRDGGYVNSGASTSEVQTAYSSEQVSLDIGLNVAWATGDVESQFSYTASSERQVVFASYKQVFYKVKYVIENGQRPEDVFAPSVSLNQVEAAFSSSAPPAYVSEVSYGRIILFKMETSSSYQAADVEAAFRYATGASVTDGDLAATYENILQESSVEVTVLGGNPGDYPSAFSSPSPGDLAQVIEGENAIFSANNPGEPIAYAVKFLKDDSLAKLGYTTEYTARECSSAQTFDSVTVTLLRYRAVRDCDAGPGDFEFDVDVLNGGAREGGDSAGSRNSPLEIEAPGTEDIDEEITFNAERRDGNTFAVKFSAKEWDDPPFGSPNTNDLNRSSTRTHVFGPTGWTNLADEPTQPLTIRVRNDDTCIVELDYTAEVE, from the coding sequence ATGACCCTCCCTCGCTTCCCCGTCCTTCGATCTGCGCTCGCGTTCGCCGCTGCGCTCTCCCTCGTGCTCGTCGGCTGCGACGCGGCCGATCCCGACCCAGGCGGGCCCGGCGCGGGCGACGCCTCGGTCGGCGCCTTCATCCAAGGCCTCACCTACGACGCCGAGGCGCTCCTCAACACCCAGCCGACCACGGGCGCGGGCGCGGCCGGCGACTCGGAGACAGAGACGGAGCAGATCGGCAACGAGACGCTGACGTGCGTGGCGACGCCCTTCAGCCTCCGGACCAACTTCAGCGAGGTCGCCATCCTCGGCAACCCCGGCGAGATCTGGCCCGGCGCGCTCGTCGAGGCCAACCAGAGCCTCCTGGACGGCATCCCGCAGCTGGCCCGCTTCGAGCGCGCGCCGATGAAGCTGCTCGTCGACCTGCCCGGCATCGGCGCCGAGGGCAACGTGATCGTCGAGGACCCGGACCAGGGCAACGTCAACGCCGCCGTCGACGAGGCACTCGACTTCTGGCTGACGAACCTCGCCGCGAGCCAAAACAACCGCGACGGCGGCTACGTCAACTCCGGCGCGTCCACGAGCGAGGTGCAGACCGCGTACTCCTCGGAACAGGTCTCGCTCGACATCGGGCTCAACGTCGCGTGGGCCACGGGCGACGTCGAGTCGCAGTTCAGCTACACTGCTTCGTCCGAGCGCCAGGTCGTGTTCGCGTCGTACAAGCAGGTGTTCTACAAGGTGAAGTACGTCATCGAGAACGGGCAGCGGCCCGAGGACGTGTTTGCGCCGAGCGTGTCGCTCAACCAGGTGGAGGCGGCGTTCAGCAGCAGCGCGCCGCCCGCCTACGTCTCGGAGGTGTCGTACGGGCGGATCATCCTCTTCAAGATGGAGACCTCGTCGTCGTACCAGGCCGCCGACGTGGAGGCGGCCTTCCGCTATGCCACGGGGGCCTCGGTGACCGACGGCGACCTAGCGGCCACGTACGAGAACATCCTTCAGGAGTCGTCGGTCGAGGTGACCGTGCTCGGCGGCAACCCCGGCGACTACCCGAGCGCGTTCTCCAGCCCGAGTCCGGGCGACCTCGCGCAAGTCATCGAGGGCGAAAACGCGATCTTCTCGGCCAACAACCCCGGCGAGCCGATCGCCTATGCGGTGAAGTTCCTTAAGGACGACAGCCTCGCGAAGCTGGGCTACACCACGGAATACACCGCCCGCGAGTGCTCGTCCGCGCAGACGTTCGACTCGGTCACCGTGACGCTCCTGCGCTACCGCGCCGTCCGCGACTGCGACGCGGGCCCCGGCGACTTCGAATTTGACGTAGACGTGCTCAACGGCGGAGCACGGGAGGGCGGGGACAGCGCTGGGTCGCGAAACTCGCCGCTTGAAATCGAGGCGCCGGGCACGGAGGACATCGACGAGGAGATCACGTTCAACGCCGAGCGCCGCGACGGTAACACGTTCGCGGTCAAGTTCAGCGCGAAGGAGTGGGACGACCCGCCGTTCGGCTCGCCTAACACGAACGACCTCAACCGCAGCAGCACCCGCACGCACGTGTTCGGCCCGACGGGATGGACCAACCTCGCGGATGAACCGACGCAGCCGCTCACGATCCGCGTGCGCAACGACGACACGTGCATCGTCGAGCTCGACTACACCGCCGAGGTAGAGTGA
- a CDS encoding ECF-type sigma factor — protein MSNRRDHVTALLVELSRSNRTAVDALLPLVYDELRGLAHRQLRNQRAGHTLQTTALVHEAYLKLIHRDRATWESRAHFLSVAAIAMRQILINYARERRAAKRGGGQALATFNDELMGDEALMGGRTTSADDLIALDEALDRLALLSERQSQVVTYRFFGGLTHEEVAAVLGCSVPTVRRDWRIAKAWLTRELTREP, from the coding sequence ATGTCCAACCGCAGGGACCACGTCACGGCGCTGCTCGTCGAGCTTAGCCGAAGCAACCGGACGGCGGTAGACGCGCTGCTGCCGCTGGTCTACGACGAGCTGCGCGGGCTGGCACACCGCCAGCTCCGCAACCAGCGCGCCGGGCATACGCTCCAGACGACGGCGCTCGTCCACGAGGCCTACCTCAAGCTCATCCATCGGGACCGGGCTACGTGGGAGAGCCGCGCGCACTTCCTCTCGGTGGCCGCGATTGCGATGCGGCAGATCCTCATCAACTACGCGCGCGAGCGCCGAGCGGCCAAGCGTGGCGGCGGCCAGGCTCTCGCCACCTTCAACGACGAGCTGATGGGCGACGAGGCGCTCATGGGCGGACGCACGACCAGCGCCGACGACCTGATCGCGCTCGACGAGGCCCTCGACCGGCTCGCCCTGCTGAGCGAGCGACAGAGCCAGGTGGTGACGTACCGCTTCTTCGGTGGGCTGACGCACGAGGAGGTCGCCGCCGTGCTCGGTTGCTCCGTGCCGACCGTCCGCCGCGACTGGCGCATCGCGAAGGCATGGCTCACCCGCGAACTGACCCGCGAACCTTGA
- a CDS encoding serine/threonine-protein kinase: MTPDRWTRVQALFEAALGQAPADRAAYLRAACDGDAGLFEEVASLLDADNDSLPMLDGLALEHAEDLLPTATPDDEVPAFEGTVIGAYRLLRLLGEGGMGLVYLAERADGLYEQQVALKLIKRGMDSAQIVRRFEVERQILARLQHAHIARLLDGGLTDDGRPYFVMEVVDGEPIDVYCDTHRLTVDERLNLFATVCQAVVYAHANLVVHRDLKPENILVTPDGTVKLLDFGIAKVLQDDDDVTRLTQVGGRILTPGYASPEQLRGEVIGTASDIYSLGVVLYELLAGQRPPAATGEAYSQTLATTEPERPSTAVSQSPGEQATTVSTARRTQPDKLRQRLAGDLDVICLKALRSEPERRYGSVEAFAEDVRRHRVGLPVLARPDTVGYRVRKFVQRHRTGVALTTVTVLVIAALVGFYTTRLAEERDRAQIEAAKAQQVAAFLQDLFEVSSPSQSRGETVTARELLDRGAERLDADLADQPEVRATMYDVVGSVYRELGLYDDAASLLQQALTTKRDVYGADAAEVATTLTQLGITHRVQGDYAAADSAYRAALAIQQATYGPEHADIAETLTNLAVVVRRQGDLPRAETLAREALAQRIQFLGFDDEEVAGSMNNLAVILSLQGKMEEADSLYALATGVLRRTAGDLHPGVASMLNNRAYIRGQLGDLPASEALYREAIMAKRSLLGPDHPGLVRNLNNLTSTLMSQEKYAAADSVLAEAFTISEAALPDAHPDVGISLAHRGRLRAAQGRAAEAGRDFLASIDVRRDVYEAPHHRIASSLHGLAQALSDQGRHAEAEATQREGLAMSRALEREADIARDLRSLGDILTAAGQHAAAEPVLRDALARHVELFEAVHREVALTQVSLARALIGQERTDDAEALLTEAWPTLEASAGPRTPLRDALALLADLRE; encoded by the coding sequence ATGACTCCTGATCGCTGGACGCGTGTGCAGGCGCTCTTCGAGGCCGCGCTCGGCCAGGCCCCGGCCGACCGTGCGGCCTACCTCCGCGCGGCCTGCGACGGCGATGCGGGGCTCTTTGAGGAGGTCGCCTCGCTGCTGGACGCGGACAACGATAGCCTCCCGATGCTCGACGGGCTTGCCCTCGAACACGCAGAGGACCTCCTGCCAACCGCCACCCCCGACGACGAGGTGCCCGCGTTCGAGGGCACCGTCATCGGCGCGTACCGGCTCCTCCGGCTCCTCGGCGAGGGCGGTATGGGGCTGGTCTACCTCGCCGAGCGCGCCGACGGGCTCTACGAGCAGCAGGTCGCGCTCAAGCTCATCAAGCGGGGCATGGACTCGGCGCAGATCGTGCGCCGCTTTGAGGTCGAGCGGCAGATCCTCGCGCGGCTCCAGCACGCCCACATCGCCCGCCTCCTCGACGGCGGCCTCACCGACGACGGGCGGCCCTACTTCGTGATGGAAGTCGTGGACGGCGAGCCGATCGACGTCTACTGCGACACGCACCGGCTCACGGTCGACGAGCGGCTCAACCTGTTCGCGACGGTCTGCCAGGCGGTCGTCTACGCGCACGCCAACCTCGTCGTCCACCGCGACCTCAAGCCCGAGAACATCCTCGTCACGCCCGACGGCACGGTGAAGCTGCTCGACTTCGGCATCGCCAAGGTGCTGCAGGACGACGACGATGTCACCCGGCTCACGCAGGTTGGCGGACGAATCCTCACCCCGGGCTACGCTTCGCCCGAGCAGCTCCGCGGCGAGGTGATCGGCACGGCGTCCGACATCTACTCGCTCGGCGTCGTGCTCTACGAACTCCTCGCCGGACAACGACCGCCTGCCGCAACCGGGGAAGCCTATTCGCAGACGCTCGCGACGACGGAGCCGGAGCGGCCGTCCACGGCGGTGAGCCAGTCCCCGGGCGAGCAGGCCACGACCGTCAGCACCGCGCGGCGCACGCAGCCCGATAAGCTCCGGCAGCGGCTCGCGGGCGACCTCGACGTGATTTGCCTCAAGGCGCTGCGCTCGGAGCCGGAGCGCCGCTATGGCTCGGTGGAGGCCTTCGCCGAGGACGTACGCCGCCACCGCGTGGGCCTGCCCGTGCTCGCGCGGCCGGACACGGTCGGCTACCGTGTGCGGAAGTTCGTCCAGCGACATCGCACCGGCGTGGCGCTCACCACGGTGACAGTGCTCGTCATCGCAGCGCTCGTCGGGTTCTACACGACGCGGCTAGCCGAGGAGCGCGACCGGGCCCAGATCGAGGCCGCCAAGGCGCAGCAAGTCGCGGCGTTCCTGCAGGATCTCTTCGAGGTGTCCAGTCCCTCGCAGTCGCGCGGCGAGACGGTCACGGCGCGCGAACTCCTTGACCGCGGCGCGGAGCGGCTCGACGCCGACCTCGCGGACCAGCCCGAGGTGCGCGCCACGATGTACGACGTCGTCGGGAGCGTCTACCGCGAACTCGGCCTCTACGACGACGCGGCGTCGCTGCTCCAGCAGGCGCTCACGACCAAGCGCGATGTCTATGGCGCCGACGCTGCCGAGGTGGCTACGACGCTCACCCAGCTCGGCATCACCCACCGCGTGCAAGGCGACTATGCCGCCGCCGACTCGGCCTACCGCGCCGCGCTCGCCATCCAGCAGGCCACCTACGGCCCCGAGCACGCCGACATCGCCGAGACGCTCACCAACCTCGCGGTCGTCGTCCGTCGGCAGGGCGACCTGCCTCGCGCGGAGACGCTCGCCCGGGAGGCGCTGGCGCAGCGCATTCAGTTTCTCGGCTTCGATGACGAGGAGGTGGCCGGCTCGATGAACAACCTCGCCGTCATCCTGTCGCTGCAGGGCAAGATGGAGGAAGCCGACTCGCTCTACGCGCTGGCGACGGGCGTCCTCCGGCGCACCGCCGGCGACCTCCACCCCGGCGTCGCGTCGATGCTGAACAACCGCGCCTACATCCGGGGCCAACTCGGCGACCTCCCGGCGAGCGAGGCGCTCTACCGCGAGGCGATCATGGCGAAGCGCAGCCTGCTCGGACCCGATCATCCAGGCCTGGTACGCAACCTGAACAACCTCACGAGCACATTGATGAGCCAGGAGAAGTACGCTGCTGCCGACTCGGTACTCGCCGAGGCGTTTACCATTAGCGAGGCGGCCTTGCCCGATGCGCATCCGGATGTCGGTATAAGTCTCGCGCACCGGGGACGCCTTCGTGCGGCCCAGGGGCGCGCAGCCGAAGCCGGACGTGACTTTCTAGCCTCGATTGATGTGCGGCGAGACGTATACGAGGCTCCGCACCATCGGATTGCGTCAAGCCTGCACGGATTGGCCCAGGCACTCTCCGATCAGGGGCGCCATGCCGAGGCCGAGGCCACCCAGCGCGAGGGACTAGCGATGAGCCGTGCGCTCGAACGCGAAGCTGACATCGCCCGCGACCTGCGCTCCCTGGGCGACATCCTGACCGCGGCGGGCCAACACGCCGCCGCCGAGCCGGTGCTGCGCGACGCCCTCGCCCGCCACGTCGAGTTGTTCGAGGCGGTCCACCGCGAGGTCGCGTTGACGCAGGTCAGCCTGGCGCGGGCGCTCATTGGGCAGGAGCGCACCGATGACGCTGAGGCGCTGCTGACCGAGGCGTGGCCAACACTCGAAGCGTCTGCGGGGCCGCGCACGCCCCTCCGCGATGCGCTGGCGCTGCTCGCGGATCTTCGTGAGTGA
- a CDS encoding S41 family peptidase — translation MRFLLLLLLVAPTALSQDWRPAETADGFAPDLVGTWQSRGYGWVLDIQPDTVAVYDVGAAGCLRDPFTEEYADDIVRVYALRTDADGRDVLTASFREANSTRYTLDRINAVPEACATSPPSDPRAVLDYAWTVMNEHFAFFDLHGVDWEARYAEVAPTVTDSTSDRALFDALVALLEGLEDDHLTLRGESDGETRRYGGKPAPVLWPALRAGFAAQDTTAEDYVDSRGAFGNRWFFDNRTAIRDELLGSAYETASGGNVFWGRFGGDEGRIGYLSIAGMGGFAEEADDGEDPSFAEEVAAVATVLTQALTDLADTDALVVDVALNQGGYDEISLAIAAHFAAEPTLGLTKYAHRAEADTRQSFTITPAATVYTKPVVVLTSDVTVSAAETFTMEMRALPQVTHAGYTTRGALSDVLFRVLPNGWLLTLSNEVYLDAEGQLWERVGIAPEQPLPMFKAGLDGHLDALRALTDRLESGSN, via the coding sequence ATGCGCTTCTTGTTGCTCCTACTCCTCGTAGCTCCCACAGCCCTCTCGCAAGACTGGCGCCCCGCTGAGACCGCCGACGGCTTCGCCCCAGATCTCGTCGGCACCTGGCAAAGCCGAGGCTACGGCTGGGTCCTCGACATTCAGCCCGACACTGTTGCGGTCTACGACGTGGGCGCTGCGGGCTGCCTCCGCGACCCGTTCACAGAGGAATATGCCGACGACATCGTGCGCGTCTATGCCCTCCGCACCGACGCCGACGGGCGAGACGTGCTCACCGCGTCCTTTCGCGAGGCCAACTCGACCCGCTACACCCTCGACCGCATCAACGCGGTGCCGGAGGCCTGCGCCACCTCGCCCCCCTCCGACCCGCGCGCGGTCTTGGACTATGCCTGGACCGTCATGAATGAACACTTTGCCTTCTTCGACCTCCACGGCGTCGATTGGGAGGCACGCTATGCCGAGGTAGCCCCGACGGTGACGGACTCGACCTCGGACCGGGCGCTCTTCGACGCGCTCGTGGCGCTCCTTGAGGGCCTGGAGGACGACCACCTGACGCTACGCGGTGAGTCCGACGGGGAGACCCGGCGCTACGGCGGCAAGCCCGCGCCCGTGCTCTGGCCCGCCCTACGAGCCGGGTTCGCTGCCCAAGACACAACCGCGGAGGACTACGTCGACTCGCGCGGCGCGTTTGGCAACCGCTGGTTCTTCGACAACCGCACGGCCATCCGCGACGAGTTGTTGGGCAGCGCCTATGAGACGGCCAGCGGCGGCAACGTCTTCTGGGGACGCTTTGGAGGAGACGAGGGACGCATCGGCTATCTGAGCATCGCCGGCATGGGTGGCTTCGCCGAGGAGGCCGACGACGGTGAAGATCCATCCTTCGCGGAGGAGGTGGCCGCGGTCGCCACCGTCCTGACCCAGGCTCTCACCGACCTCGCCGACACAGACGCGCTGGTTGTAGACGTAGCGCTCAACCAGGGTGGCTACGACGAGATTAGCCTAGCCATCGCCGCGCACTTTGCTGCCGAGCCTACCCTCGGCCTGACGAAATACGCCCACCGTGCGGAGGCCGACACGCGCCAGTCGTTCACCATCACGCCGGCAGCAACGGTCTACACGAAGCCCGTCGTGGTGCTCACGAGCGACGTGACGGTGAGCGCCGCCGAGACGTTCACGATGGAGATGCGTGCGCTGCCGCAGGTGACGCATGCCGGCTACACCACGCGGGGGGCGCTCTCCGATGTGCTCTTCCGCGTGCTCCCCAACGGCTGGCTCCTCACGCTCTCCAACGAGGTCTACCTCGACGCCGAGGGCCAGCTCTGGGAGCGCGTCGGCATTGCGCCGGAGCAGCCGCTCCCCATGTTCAAGGCGGGCCTCGACGGGCACCTCGACGCGCTGCGCGCGCTGACCGATCGATTGGAATCAGGGTCGAACTGA
- a CDS encoding Lrp/AsnC family transcriptional regulator yields the protein MLDALDRALLTELQTDNQQTHAQLGAKVGLSASSVRRRLTALRARGVIEAEVAILAPETVGVQAIVLVTFGEESVEGDDAFRERMRAAPEVQQCYSVAGDVDYVLVVHAPDLASYESWGKRVLMADPTIRRYDTHLVWSRVKFSTALPLDRSAG from the coding sequence ATGCTCGACGCCCTCGACCGCGCCCTGCTGACCGAACTCCAGACCGACAATCAGCAGACGCACGCGCAGCTGGGCGCGAAGGTGGGACTCTCGGCGTCGTCCGTGCGGCGCCGGCTGACGGCCCTGCGCGCGCGCGGCGTGATCGAGGCTGAGGTGGCGATCCTCGCGCCCGAGACGGTCGGCGTGCAGGCTATCGTGCTGGTCACCTTCGGCGAGGAGTCCGTCGAAGGGGACGACGCCTTTCGCGAGCGGATGCGCGCTGCGCCGGAAGTGCAGCAGTGCTACTCCGTCGCGGGCGACGTCGACTACGTGCTCGTGGTCCACGCGCCGGACCTGGCGAGCTACGAGTCCTGGGGCAAGCGCGTCCTGATGGCCGACCCGACGATTCGTCGCTACGACACGCACCTCGTCTGGTCCCGCGTCAAGTTCTCAACCGCGCTCCCGCTCGACAGGAGCGCTGGCTAA